The following are encoded together in the Melitaea cinxia chromosome 22, ilMelCinx1.1, whole genome shotgun sequence genome:
- the LOC123664620 gene encoding uncharacterized protein LOC123664620 gives MNDKLKIVIVLAVIVISGNSLPEVKFGNPLLRAYPCQGSKEIGASFTPGLNPEDNNEYLIFINRNFYPDSIIHVTFNGDASVTLNDKEAAEISRESKSYVMKFLKDKQGIGFTVKGLTTNKVPYITSLVIDMVEYCSEPFALRALILIFLAVRGDAENNMDDNEEDFDPIGNIPLLTEHPCHDSSDIVTWFDPGLPPREKNRYYVLMNRYFAEGSVLNLSFDSDVNVFHSLGGKNERFTKIFVSVDEVLTLRFKTESVGFGFIVKGLVPGTNPYFESITINDEEVCNEPNVGYLEEYIAETIDKGPHSTCGRRTVDHTELIVNGASTKPGDWPWHAAIYRLERTLLKYSCGGTLISKNYILTIAHCASTTRGVPIKTSFLNIVLGKYNLFGDDADTQERLVHKIILHEKFDYKSLNNDIALLKLKSEAVFTDFVKPACLWFSNADSDNEGTVTAGTVFGTVVGWGFDSSNSLSPQLRQSKMPMISENTCIKSYPLFYANALINGKKFCAGYQNGTSACNGDSGSAFQVFVPDKKQDENANTTGAWYVRGIVSMTVARTDVSICDPTKYVVFTDVEKYRTWIDAYLENERN, from the exons ATGAATGATAAACTTAAAATCGTTATAGTTTTAGCAGTCATTGTCATAAGTGGAAATTCTTTACCTGAAGTTAAATTTGGGAATCCACTCCTCAGAGCTTACCCATGTCAAGGATCTAAAGAGATTGGCGCGTCTTTCACACCTGGTCTTAATCCTGAagataataatgaatatttaatttttataaacagaaaTTTCTACCCGGATTCTATAATTCATGTAACCTTTAATGGAGACGCGAGCGTTACTTTA AATGACAAAGAGGCTGCAGAAATCAGTCGTGAATCTAAGAGCTATGTAATGaagtttttaaaagataaacaaGGTATCGGTTTTACTGTTAAAGGACTGACCACTAACAAAGTTCCTTACATTACTAGTCTAGTTATTGACATGGTCGAATATTGCAGTGAACCGTTCgcg CTACGGgccttaattttaatattcctaGCAGTTCGAGGTGATGCTGAAAATAATATGGACGATAATGAAGAAGACTTTGATCCAATCGGTAATATCCCTTTGCTCACTGAACATCCTTGTCACGACTCCAGTGATATAGTCACTTGGTTTGACCCAGGTCTACCTCCAAGAGAAAAGAATAGGTACTACGTTCTAATGAACAGATATTTTGCCGAGGGTTCCGTCTTAAATTTGTCATTCGATTCTGATGTCAATGTATTTCACAGTCTCGGAGGg aaaaatgaaAGATTTACGAAAATTTTCGTAAGTGTTGATGAAGTACTTACATTACGATTTAAAACTGAAAGCGTTGGATTTGGATTCATTGTGAAAGGACTTGTGCCTGGAACCAATCCTTACTTCGAAAGTATAACTATTAACGATGAAGAAGTCTGCAATGAGCCCAATGtg GGATATCTAGAAGAATACATAGCAGAGACTATAGACAAAGGACCACACAGCACTTGTGGAAGACGTACTGTGGACCATACTGAATTAATTGTCAATGGTGCCAGCACAAAGCCAGGAGACTGGCCGTGGCATGCAGCTATTTACAGGCTAGAAAGGACTCTTTTGAAATATAGCTGTGGCGGGACATTGATATCGAAGAATTACATATTAACTA TTGCTCATTGTGCTTCAACAACAAGAGGAGTTCCTATAAAAaccagttttttaaatattgtccttgggaaatataatttatttggagATGACGCTGACACACAAGAAAGACTG GTCCACAAAATAATACTACACGAGAAATTCGATTACAAGTCTTTGAACAACGATATAGCTCTCCTCAAATTGAAGTCTGAAGCTGTTTTTACTGATTTCGTTAAGCCGGCTTGTTTGTGGTTCAGTAATGCCGATAGTGATAATGAAGGTACCGTGACTGCGGGAACAGTTTTTGGAACG GTTGTCGGTTGGGGATTCGATAGTAGCAACTCGTTATCTCCTCAATTACGCCAATCGAAAATGCCAATGATTTCTGAAAATACTTGTATCAAGAGTTACCCTCTTTTTTACGCAAACGCTCTAATAAATGGCAAAAAGTTCTGCGCTGGATATCAAAACG gTACGTCAGCCTGTAATGGTGACAGCGGAAGTGCATTCCAGGTTTTTGTTCCTGATAAAAAACAAGATGAGAATGCTAATACAACTGGCGCTTGGTACGTTCGCGGTATTGTATCTATGACAGTGGCGAGAACAGACGTGTCCATATGCGATCCGACGAAATACGTCGTTTTCACAGATGTTGAGAAATATAGAACGTGGATTGACGCATACTTGGAAAATGAGAGAAATTAA
- the LOC123664510 gene encoding chymotrypsin-like elastase family member 2A produces MKKSLYIIFIVNFLIRTKADNDTGWAFVGNPLLHAYPCNGSTDISVSFEPGLPPEEENQYLVYISKKFPSYSVIKMQFDAETSVTLTSNSFARIYVDKSEANSFEIKFFKASDHIDFTVKGLVQGTVPYFTRLNINSKEYCKKPNVGFLDSYISGYKDHAESPVDAPATNCGRRKVGHTELIVSGAPTKPGDFPWHAALYKLDRSTIKYICGGTLISKNVVLTAGHCSSSRGIAFSPEVLSVVLGKYNLIGGDVAIQEREVHRIILHENFDYRHLDNDIALLKLKTEAIFTDYVQPACLWYDRASEKLSTKKIFGTVVGWGFDNTDTLSPQLNQATIPIVSESTCIKSKPLFYSTILTNKKFCAGYRNGTSACNGDSGGAFQVFIPDKDKDSTKTNGAWFVRGIVSLTVARTDVPICDPEHYVVFTDVAKYIHWIESNI; encoded by the exons atGAAAAAAtcactatatattatatttatagtcaATTTCCTTATACGAACAAAGGCTGATAATGATACTGGTTGGGCTTTTGTCGGTAATCCATTATTACACGCATACCCTTGCAATGGATCAACTGATATATCCGTGTCGTTTGAGCCCGGACTTCCCCCGGAAGAGGAAAATCAATACTTAgtttatatatcaaaaaaatttccATCGTACTCTGTTATTAAAATGCAATTCGATGCGGAAACAAGTGTCAcattg ACAAGTAACAGTTTCGCAAGGATATACGTCGATAAAAGTGAAGCAAATTCTTTTGAGATAAAATTCTTTAAAGCCAGCGATCATATTGACTTTACTGTCAAAGGTCTTGTACAGGGGACTGTACCATATTTCACAAGATTAAACATAAACAGTAAAGAATATTGCAAGAAACCAAATGTG GGTTTTTTGGATTCTTACATATCAGGATACAAGGACCACGCAGAAAGTCCCGTGGACGCACCAGCGACGAACTGCGGCAGACGTAAAGTAGGCCACACTGAACTGATAGTCAGCGGAGCTCCAACGAAACCTGGTGACTTTCCATGGCACGCAGCTCTGTATAAACTCGATCGCTCtactataaagtatatttgtggTGGAACTCTCATCTCCAAAAACGTTGTATTGACAG CTGGTCATTGCTCGTCGTCGAGGGGTATAGCTTTTTCGCCAGAAGTTTTGAGCGTGGTCCTCGGGAAATATAACTTAATCGGTGGTGACGTCGCAATTCAGGAGAGAGAA GTTCATCGAATAATACTCCACGAAAATTTTGACTACAGACACCTGGACAACGATATTGCTCTATTGAAACTAAAAACAGAAGCTATTTTTACTGACTACGTCCAACCAGCCTGCCTATGGTATGATAGAGCAAGTGAAAAGCTgtcaacgaaaaaaatattcggAACG GTAGTTGGATGGGGATTCGACAATACAGATACATTGTCGCCTCAGCTTAACCAAGCAACAATACCGATTGTATCAGAGAGCACTTGCATAAAAAGTAAACCTCTGTTCTATTCGACCATTTTgacaaataaaaagttttgtgCTGGATACAGAAATG GAACGTCCGCATGTAATGGTGACAGTGGGGGCGCTTTCCAAGTGTTTATACCCGACAAGGATAAGGACTCGACTAAGACAAACGGCGCTTGGTTCGTGCGAGGCATCGTCTCACTCACAGTGGCCAGAACTGATGTCCCGATCTGCGACCCAGAGCACTACGTGGTCTTCACTGACGTCGCCAAATATATACATTGGATTGAAAGCAATAT ATGA